One Mycolicibacterium fortuitum subsp. fortuitum genomic window carries:
- the hemQ gene encoding hydrogen peroxide-dependent heme synthase, which translates to MAKLDYDELNSTIRYLMFSVFAVSPGELGEERTQVTDEAAAFFKTAEERGVVVRGLYDVAGLRADADFMVWTHADNIEALQATYSDFRRTTALGRISDPVWSSVALHRPAEFNKSHVPAFIAGEDPGDYICVYPFVRSYEWYLLPDEERRRMLSEHGMAARGYKDVRANTVPAFALGDYEWILAFEAPELHRIVDLMRDLRATDARRHTREETPFFTGPRVSVEDLVAKLP; encoded by the coding sequence ATGGCCAAGCTCGACTACGACGAACTCAACTCCACGATCCGCTACCTGATGTTCTCGGTGTTCGCGGTGAGCCCCGGGGAGCTCGGCGAAGAACGTACCCAGGTGACCGACGAGGCGGCGGCGTTCTTCAAGACCGCCGAAGAGCGTGGAGTGGTCGTGCGAGGTTTGTACGACGTGGCCGGACTGCGGGCCGACGCCGATTTCATGGTCTGGACCCACGCCGACAACATCGAGGCGCTGCAGGCCACGTACTCGGACTTCCGGCGCACCACTGCGCTGGGCCGCATCAGCGACCCGGTGTGGAGCAGCGTGGCGCTGCATCGCCCGGCCGAGTTCAACAAGAGCCATGTTCCGGCCTTCATCGCCGGTGAGGATCCGGGCGACTACATCTGCGTGTATCCGTTCGTCCGGTCCTACGAGTGGTACTTGCTTCCCGACGAGGAGCGTCGCCGCATGCTGAGCGAGCACGGCATGGCCGCCCGCGGCTACAAGGACGTGCGGGCCAACACGGTGCCGGCGTTCGCGCTCGGCGACTACGAGTGGATCCTGGCTTTCGAGGCTCCCGAACTTCACCGCATCGTCGACCTGATGCGCGATCTGCGGGCCACCGACGCGCGTCGTCATACCCGCGAGGAGACACCGTTCTTCACCGGCCCGCGGGTCAGCGTCGAAGACCTGGTCGCCAAACTGCCCTAG
- a CDS encoding class I SAM-dependent methyltransferase has translation MTAPQESDRFEEMYRDERTSHGLPAATPWDIGGPQPVVQQLVALGAVKGEVLDPGTGPGHHAIHYASKGLSATGIDASPAAIERARQNAQKAGVTVDFQVADATRLEGLEGRFDTVVDTAFYHVFTDEPELQKSYVRALHRATKPGARLYMYEFGEHNVNGFKMPRSMSADDFRGVLPDAGWEITYLGTTTYQGNVSVEVFETMAARNPDMSDQMGPLLERLRVIEPWLVDGRVHMPFWEVHATRVD, from the coding sequence ATGACTGCTCCGCAAGAATCCGATCGCTTCGAAGAGATGTACCGCGACGAGCGGACCTCGCACGGTCTGCCCGCCGCCACACCATGGGATATCGGTGGGCCGCAGCCGGTCGTACAGCAGCTGGTCGCACTGGGCGCTGTGAAGGGCGAGGTGCTCGATCCCGGGACCGGACCGGGCCACCATGCCATCCACTATGCGTCGAAAGGTTTGTCGGCCACGGGTATTGATGCCTCACCGGCAGCGATCGAGCGGGCTCGGCAGAACGCGCAGAAAGCCGGGGTGACCGTCGACTTCCAGGTGGCCGACGCGACCCGGCTGGAGGGCCTGGAAGGGCGGTTCGACACGGTTGTCGACACGGCCTTCTACCACGTGTTCACCGATGAGCCCGAGTTGCAGAAGTCGTACGTGCGGGCGTTGCACCGGGCCACGAAACCCGGTGCGCGGCTGTACATGTACGAGTTCGGTGAGCACAACGTCAACGGTTTCAAGATGCCGCGTTCGATGTCGGCCGACGATTTCCGCGGGGTGCTTCCCGACGCCGGCTGGGAGATCACCTACCTCGGCACCACCACCTACCAGGGCAACGTCAGCGTCGAGGTGTTCGAGACGATGGCGGCCCGCAACCCCGACATGTCCGATCAGATGGGCCCGTTGCTGGAGCGGCTGCGGGTGATCGAGCCCTGGCTGGTCGACGGTCGCGTGCACATGCCGTTCTGGGAGGTGCACGCGACCCGGGTCGACTGA